From Etheostoma spectabile isolate EspeVRDwgs_2016 chromosome 8, UIUC_Espe_1.0, whole genome shotgun sequence, a single genomic window includes:
- the cry2 gene encoding cryptochrome-2 isoform X1 has product MVVNSVHWFRKGLRLHDNPVLQEALNGADTVRCVYILDPWFAGAANVGINRWRFLLEALEDLDSSLKKLSSRLFVVRGQPTDVLPRLFKEWKVTRLTFEYDPEPYGKERDGAIIKMAQEFGVETIVRNAHTLYNLDRIIEANNNSPPLTFKRFQTIVGRLELPRRPLPPITKQQMEKCRTKIADNHDQLYSIPSLEELGFRTEGLPPAVWRGGETEALDRLNKHLDKKVWVANFEHPRVNTCSLYASPTGLSPYLRFGCLSCRVLYYNLRELYMKLRKRCSPPLSLFGQLLWREFFYTAATNNPNFDRMDGNPICVQIPWDQNPEALAKWAEGRTGFPWIDAIMTQLRQEGWIHHLARHAVACFLTRGDLWISWESGMKVFEELLLDADWSVNAGSWMWLSCSAFFQQFFHCYCPVGFGRRTDSSGDYIRRYIPILKDYPNRYIYEPWNAPESVQKAAKCVVGVDYPKPMINHAEGSRLNIERMKQVYQQLSHYRGLSLLASVPTIQEEAEPPMTDESRTSSGPDSPPKGPADSEAADCSTAPDSSTVCAFSTCAPYPDLEGAANSHPFQSPCGYSVSHTQPSASITSTSVSQALSAGAPPSPTSTPTQSSLSRFRPSSPSSSCPTMSPSPSPATTMTHHSFLGQKRKGLVSKVRCIQRQQRRQSCTPAAEEEEEREEARVEERMEQDVEQDEERMQEETAGHQQ; this is encoded by the exons ATGGTGGTAAATTCAGTGCACTGGTTTCGTAAAGGTCTGCGGTTGCACGATAATCCGGTGTTGCAGGAGGCCCTCAATGGAGCGGACACCGTGCGCTGTGTTTATATCCTAGACCCGTGGTTCGCTGGCGCAGCCAACGTGGGAATCAACCGATGGAG GTTTCTGCTGGAGGCTCTGGAGGATCTGGACAGCAGTCTGAAGAAGCTCAGTTCCAGATTGTTCGTAGTCAGAGGGCAGCCTACTGATGTTCTACCCAGGCTTTTTAAG GAATGGAAAGTGACCAGGTTGACGTTTGAATATGACCCAGAGCCTTATGGGAAGGAGAGGGATGGGGCCATCATCAAGATGGCCCAGGAGTTTGGAGTGGAGACCATTGTCAGAAACGCACACACCCTCTACAACCTGGATAG GATAATAGAGGCAAACAACAACAGTCCTCCTCTGACCTTTAAGCGGTTTCAGACCATTGTGGGCAGACTGGAGTTGCCCAGGAGACCTCTGCCTCCCATCACCAAGCAGCAGATGGAAAAGTGTCGCACTAAAATAGCTGATAACCATGACCAGCTATACAGTATACCTTCACTGGAAGAACTAG GTTTCAGGACAGAAGGTTTGCCTCCAGCTGTGTGGCGcggaggagagacagaggccTTGGACAGACTCAACAAACATCTGGACAAAAAG GTGTGGGTGGCCAACTTTGAGCACCCTCGTGTCAACACATGCTCTCTGTATGCCAGTCCCACTGGCCTCAGCCCCTACCTGCGCTTTGGCtgtctgtcctgtagggtttTGTACTACAACCTCAGAGAGCTCTACATGAAG CTCCGTAAGCGTTGCAGTccacctctgtccctgttcGGCCAGCTGTTATGGAGGGAATTCTTTTACACAGCTGCCACCAACAACCCAAACTTTGACCGCATGGACGGAAACCCCATCTGTGTTCAG ATCCCATGGGACCAGAACCCAGAGGCACTAGCCAAGTGGGCTGAGGGTCGGACTGGTTTTCCCTGGATTGACGCCATCATGACCCAGTTGAGACAGGAGGGCTGGATCCACCACCTGGCCCGGCATGCCGTCGCCTGTTTCCTCACCAGGGGAGACCTGTGGATCAGCTGGGAAAGTGGCATGAAG GTGTTTGAGGAGCTGCTGCTGGACGCAGACTGGAGTGTAAATGCTGGAAGTTGGATGTGGCTGTCCTGCAGTGCCTTCTTCCAGCAGTTCTTCCACTGCTACTGTCCGGTTGGCTTTGGGAGGAGAACTGACTCATCAGGAGACTACATCAG GCGATACATCCCCATCTTAAAGGACTATCCAAACCGCTACATTTATGAGCCATGGAACGCCCCTGAGTCGGTCCAGAAGGCAGCCAAATGTGTGGTGGGAGTGGACTACCCCAAACCTATGATCAACCACGCAGAGGGCAGCAGGCTCAACATTGAGAGAATGAAACAAGTTTACCAGCAACTCTCCCACTACAGAGGACTCA gtCTACTAGCATCGGTACCAACGATCCAAGAGGAGGCAGAGCCACCAATGACAGATGAGTCCCGGACCAGCAGTGGCCCTG ACTCTCCTCCCAAAGGTCCTGCTGACAGTGAAGCAGCTGACTGCTCTACAGCTCCTGATTCATCCACAGTCTGTGCATTCTCCACCTGTGCCCCATATCCAGACCTGGAGGGGGCAGCAAACAGTCACCCTTTCCAATCACCCTGCGGGTactcagtctcacacacacagccctctgCATCCATAACATCTACATCTGTCAGCCAAGCTCTGTCTGCAGGAGCTCCTCCCTCCCCAACCTCAACACCAACGCAGAGCAGTCTGTCAAGGTTCAGACCCTCCTCCCCTTCTTCTTCATGTCCCACCATGTCCCCATCCCCCAGTCCAGCCACGACCATGACTCACCACTCCTTTTTGGGGCAGAAGAGGAAAGGCCTTGTCAGCAAGGTGCGGTGCATCCAGAGGCAGCAAAGGCGACAAAGCTGCACTCCAGCAgccgaggaggaggaagagagagaggaagccaGAGTGGAGGAGAGGATGGAGCAGGATGTTGAGCAGGATGAGGAGAGAATGCAGGAAGAGACAGCGGGTCATCAGCAGTGA
- the cry2 gene encoding cryptochrome-2 isoform X2, with protein sequence MVVNSVHWFRKGLRLHDNPVLQEALNGADTVRCVYILDPWFAGAANVGINRWRFLLEALEDLDSSLKKLSSRLFVVRGQPTDVLPRLFKEWKVTRLTFEYDPEPYGKERDGAIIKMAQEFGVETIVRNAHTLYNLDRIIEANNNSPPLTFKRFQTIVGRLELPRRPLPPITKQQMEKCRTKIADNHDQLYSIPSLEELGFRTEGLPPAVWRGGETEALDRLNKHLDKKVWVANFEHPRVNTCSLYASPTGLSPYLRFGCLSCRVLYYNLRELYMKLRKRCSPPLSLFGQLLWREFFYTAATNNPNFDRMDGNPICVQIPWDQNPEALAKWAEGRTGFPWIDAIMTQLRQEGWIHHLARHAVACFLTRGDLWISWESGMKVFEELLLDADWSVNAGSWMWLSCSAFFQQFFHCYCPVGFGRRTDSSGDYIRRYIPILKDYPNRYIYEPWNAPESVQKAAKCVVGVDYPKPMINHAEGSRLNIERMKQVYQQLSHYRGLNSPPKGPADSEAADCSTAPDSSTVCAFSTCAPYPDLEGAANSHPFQSPCGYSVSHTQPSASITSTSVSQALSAGAPPSPTSTPTQSSLSRFRPSSPSSSCPTMSPSPSPATTMTHHSFLGQKRKGLVSKVRCIQRQQRRQSCTPAAEEEEEREEARVEERMEQDVEQDEERMQEETAGHQQ encoded by the exons ATGGTGGTAAATTCAGTGCACTGGTTTCGTAAAGGTCTGCGGTTGCACGATAATCCGGTGTTGCAGGAGGCCCTCAATGGAGCGGACACCGTGCGCTGTGTTTATATCCTAGACCCGTGGTTCGCTGGCGCAGCCAACGTGGGAATCAACCGATGGAG GTTTCTGCTGGAGGCTCTGGAGGATCTGGACAGCAGTCTGAAGAAGCTCAGTTCCAGATTGTTCGTAGTCAGAGGGCAGCCTACTGATGTTCTACCCAGGCTTTTTAAG GAATGGAAAGTGACCAGGTTGACGTTTGAATATGACCCAGAGCCTTATGGGAAGGAGAGGGATGGGGCCATCATCAAGATGGCCCAGGAGTTTGGAGTGGAGACCATTGTCAGAAACGCACACACCCTCTACAACCTGGATAG GATAATAGAGGCAAACAACAACAGTCCTCCTCTGACCTTTAAGCGGTTTCAGACCATTGTGGGCAGACTGGAGTTGCCCAGGAGACCTCTGCCTCCCATCACCAAGCAGCAGATGGAAAAGTGTCGCACTAAAATAGCTGATAACCATGACCAGCTATACAGTATACCTTCACTGGAAGAACTAG GTTTCAGGACAGAAGGTTTGCCTCCAGCTGTGTGGCGcggaggagagacagaggccTTGGACAGACTCAACAAACATCTGGACAAAAAG GTGTGGGTGGCCAACTTTGAGCACCCTCGTGTCAACACATGCTCTCTGTATGCCAGTCCCACTGGCCTCAGCCCCTACCTGCGCTTTGGCtgtctgtcctgtagggtttTGTACTACAACCTCAGAGAGCTCTACATGAAG CTCCGTAAGCGTTGCAGTccacctctgtccctgttcGGCCAGCTGTTATGGAGGGAATTCTTTTACACAGCTGCCACCAACAACCCAAACTTTGACCGCATGGACGGAAACCCCATCTGTGTTCAG ATCCCATGGGACCAGAACCCAGAGGCACTAGCCAAGTGGGCTGAGGGTCGGACTGGTTTTCCCTGGATTGACGCCATCATGACCCAGTTGAGACAGGAGGGCTGGATCCACCACCTGGCCCGGCATGCCGTCGCCTGTTTCCTCACCAGGGGAGACCTGTGGATCAGCTGGGAAAGTGGCATGAAG GTGTTTGAGGAGCTGCTGCTGGACGCAGACTGGAGTGTAAATGCTGGAAGTTGGATGTGGCTGTCCTGCAGTGCCTTCTTCCAGCAGTTCTTCCACTGCTACTGTCCGGTTGGCTTTGGGAGGAGAACTGACTCATCAGGAGACTACATCAG GCGATACATCCCCATCTTAAAGGACTATCCAAACCGCTACATTTATGAGCCATGGAACGCCCCTGAGTCGGTCCAGAAGGCAGCCAAATGTGTGGTGGGAGTGGACTACCCCAAACCTATGATCAACCACGCAGAGGGCAGCAGGCTCAACATTGAGAGAATGAAACAAGTTTACCAGCAACTCTCCCACTACAGAGGACTCA ACTCTCCTCCCAAAGGTCCTGCTGACAGTGAAGCAGCTGACTGCTCTACAGCTCCTGATTCATCCACAGTCTGTGCATTCTCCACCTGTGCCCCATATCCAGACCTGGAGGGGGCAGCAAACAGTCACCCTTTCCAATCACCCTGCGGGTactcagtctcacacacacagccctctgCATCCATAACATCTACATCTGTCAGCCAAGCTCTGTCTGCAGGAGCTCCTCCCTCCCCAACCTCAACACCAACGCAGAGCAGTCTGTCAAGGTTCAGACCCTCCTCCCCTTCTTCTTCATGTCCCACCATGTCCCCATCCCCCAGTCCAGCCACGACCATGACTCACCACTCCTTTTTGGGGCAGAAGAGGAAAGGCCTTGTCAGCAAGGTGCGGTGCATCCAGAGGCAGCAAAGGCGACAAAGCTGCACTCCAGCAgccgaggaggaggaagagagagaggaagccaGAGTGGAGGAGAGGATGGAGCAGGATGTTGAGCAGGATGAGGAGAGAATGCAGGAAGAGACAGCGGGTCATCAGCAGTGA